Proteins encoded together in one Hevea brasiliensis isolate MT/VB/25A 57/8 chromosome 16, ASM3005281v1, whole genome shotgun sequence window:
- the LOC110631794 gene encoding axial regulator YABBY 1 codes for MSSSSTLSLDHFPPSEQLCYVHCNICDTILAVSVPCTTLFKTVTVRCGHCTNLLPVNMRGLILPSANQFHLGHSFFSPSHNLLDEIPNPSSNFLINQTNVNDFSVPARGVTHDELPRPPVINRPPEKRQRVPSAYNRFIKDEIQRIKAGNPDISHREAFSAAAKNWAHFPHIHFGLMPDQTVKKTNVRQQEGEDVLMKDGFFASANVGVSPY; via the exons atgtcatcctcttctaCACTTTCATTGGACCACTTCCCTCCCTCCGAGCAGCTCTGTTATGTCCATTGCAACATTTGCGACACTATTCTCGCG GTGAGTGTTCCTTGCACCACTCTATTTAAGACTGTTACTGTTCGATGCGGTCACTGCACCAACCTCCTCCCAGTGAACATGCGTGGGTTGATTTTGCCGTCTGCTAATCAGTTCCACTTGGGTCACAGTTTCTTCTCTCCTTCTCACAATCTTCTG GATGAGATTCCGAACCCATCTTCAAACTTCTTGATCAATCAAACCAATGTGAATGATTTTAGCGTTCCAGCTCGAGGTGTAACTCATGATGAGCTTCCAAGGCCACCAGTTATCAACAGAC CCCCGGAGAAGAGACAGAGAGTCCCCTCAGCGTACAATCGCTTCATCAA GGACGAGATCCAACGCATCAAGGCTGGAAATCCTGATATAAGCCACAGAGAAGCCTTTAGTGCAGCTGCTAAGAAT TGGGCCCACTTTCCCCACATCCACTTTGGTCTCATGCCAGATCAGACTGTGAAGAAGACTAACGTGCGCCAACAG GAAGGAGAAGATGTTCTGATGAAGGATGGATTCTTTGCTTCAGCTAATGTTGGTGTCTCTCCATACTAA